One window from the genome of Acuticoccus sp. I52.16.1 encodes:
- a CDS encoding hydantoinase/oxoprolinase family protein, with protein sequence MPFNISVDTGGTFTDVVVSDETGALTIGKALTTRDRIFNGMRGAIEAAADELGLPFAELVGNTTRLIYGTTRATNAIVTKTCAKTAFVTTLGFPDILVLKEGGKFNPHDFRDEYPEPYIPRRYTFEVEERITSEGDVSVPFNARQAREVLETLKVRGFEAIAVCFLWSIANPAHEIAFADLIEEVLPGVPYTLSHRLIPVVREYRRASATAIDASLKPLMQEHLKGLEADLRASGYDGEILISTTAGGCNQIANMVEKPIYSVGSGPAMAPIAALSLSQLEALGENVIVADTGGTTFDVGLVRDGRLTFTRDTWLGGMYTGDLLGISAVDMRSIGAGGGSIAWIDEGGLMRVGPQSAGAEPGPACYGKGGTLPTVSDAAAVLGYFDPDYFLGGRMTLDVAAARTAITTVAERIGMTVEETAFRILSLAGDLMVRAIGDITINEGFNPRESTIVAGGGAAGINIMTIAKELGCRNVILPKIASALSAAGMQYADIVAEEAASHVTQSNRFDTEIVNETLAELEARLAAFRRTLAGGDTAAYTVEYVAEARYQSQIWELDTPLAKSRFEGPADVAALVEAFHQAHERVFAVRDEGSPVEVVSWKARLTCHQASPPVSSPKVEVFKLNGAATPTRDCYFGDATPLTTPIYKAADLKPGARIAGPAIIEEPTTTLVVYPAMSVTVSGAGNYLLDIA encoded by the coding sequence ATGCCATTCAACATCTCCGTCGATACCGGGGGCACGTTCACCGACGTCGTCGTCAGCGACGAGACCGGCGCCCTCACCATCGGCAAGGCGCTCACCACCCGCGACCGCATCTTCAACGGAATGCGCGGCGCGATCGAGGCGGCGGCCGACGAGCTGGGCCTGCCCTTCGCCGAGCTGGTCGGCAACACGACGCGCCTCATCTACGGTACGACCCGCGCCACCAACGCCATCGTCACCAAGACCTGCGCCAAGACCGCCTTCGTCACCACGCTGGGTTTCCCCGACATCCTGGTGCTGAAGGAGGGCGGCAAGTTCAACCCGCACGACTTCCGCGACGAATACCCCGAGCCCTACATCCCCCGTCGCTACACCTTCGAGGTGGAGGAGCGCATCACCTCCGAGGGCGACGTCTCGGTGCCGTTCAACGCCCGCCAGGCGCGCGAGGTGTTGGAGACGCTGAAGGTGCGCGGGTTCGAGGCGATCGCGGTGTGCTTCCTGTGGTCGATCGCCAATCCGGCGCACGAGATCGCCTTCGCCGACCTCATCGAGGAGGTGCTGCCGGGCGTTCCTTACACGCTGTCGCACCGGCTGATCCCGGTGGTGCGCGAGTACCGCCGCGCCTCGGCCACCGCCATCGACGCCTCGCTGAAGCCGCTGATGCAGGAGCACCTGAAGGGCCTCGAGGCGGACCTGCGCGCCTCCGGCTACGACGGCGAGATCCTGATCTCCACCACCGCCGGCGGCTGCAACCAGATCGCCAACATGGTCGAGAAGCCGATCTACTCGGTCGGCTCCGGCCCGGCGATGGCGCCCATCGCGGCGCTCTCGCTGTCGCAGCTCGAGGCGCTCGGCGAGAACGTCATCGTCGCCGACACCGGGGGCACCACCTTCGACGTCGGCCTGGTGCGCGACGGGCGGCTGACCTTCACGCGCGACACCTGGCTCGGCGGCATGTACACCGGCGACCTCCTGGGGATCTCGGCGGTGGACATGCGCTCCATCGGCGCCGGCGGCGGCTCCATCGCCTGGATCGACGAAGGCGGCCTGATGCGCGTCGGCCCGCAGTCGGCCGGCGCCGAGCCGGGCCCGGCCTGCTACGGCAAGGGCGGCACGCTCCCCACCGTGTCCGACGCCGCGGCCGTCCTCGGCTACTTCGACCCGGACTACTTCCTCGGCGGCCGCATGACGCTCGACGTCGCGGCGGCGCGGACTGCCATCACCACCGTCGCCGAGCGGATCGGCATGACGGTGGAGGAGACCGCGTTCCGCATCCTGTCGCTCGCCGGCGACCTGATGGTGCGCGCCATCGGTGACATCACCATCAACGAGGGCTTCAACCCGCGCGAATCGACCATCGTCGCCGGCGGCGGTGCGGCCGGCATCAACATCATGACGATCGCCAAGGAGCTGGGCTGCCGCAACGTCATCCTTCCGAAGATCGCCTCGGCGCTCTCCGCCGCCGGCATGCAGTACGCCGACATCGTCGCCGAGGAGGCCGCCAGCCACGTCACCCAGTCGAACCGGTTCGACACCGAGATCGTCAATGAGACCTTGGCCGAGCTGGAGGCCCGCCTCGCCGCCTTCCGCCGCACGCTCGCCGGCGGCGACACCGCCGCCTACACGGTCGAGTACGTCGCCGAGGCGCGCTACCAGTCGCAGATCTGGGAGCTGGACACCCCGCTCGCCAAGTCCCGTTTCGAGGGGCCGGCGGACGTCGCGGCGCTCGTCGAGGCCTTCCACCAGGCGCACGAACGCGTCTTCGCGGTGCGCGACGAGGGGAGCCCGGTGGAGGTGGTGAGCTGGAAGGCACGCCTCACCTGCCACCAGGCCTCGCCCCCGGTCTCGTCCCCCAAGGTCGAGGTCTTCAAGCTGAACGGCGCGGCGACGCCGACGCGCGACTGCTACTTCGGCGACGCCACGCCGCTGACGACGCCGATCTACAAGGCCGCCGACCTGAAGCCGGGCGCGAGGATCGCCGGACCCGCTATCATCGAGGAACCGACGACCACCCTCGTCGTCTACCCCGCGATGAGCGTGACCGTGTCCGGCGCCGGCAACTACCTTCTCGACATCGCCTAA
- a CDS encoding ABC transporter substrate-binding protein, with amino-acid sequence MTRTRNTGVALAALAATIWMAAAPARADDPIVVGLAIAESGFMVAYDGDSSNAVKLWIDNQNEKGGLLGREVSFVTSDTKSDRVQGAKAGQDVVREGADLVVVSCDYDFGAPAAIAAQQADIVSMFLCAEDPKAGIEGAGKYAFTSSIAAQVQGATMAEWAAANLDMKTAYVLLDTTIEYDKSVCAGFDWAAGKMDGLEILGSDTFKNDDPSIQSQITRIKSLPEAPDAIMLCTYVPGGASAVRQLRASGLDMPILNGSSMDGTYWTDAVPDLTDFYIPVQASIYGDDPREAVQAFNADFEEKFGRLPVTQYTYPAYAWLELWAKAVEEAGSTDADKVVPIMETYTDAETILGPRTFSDKLHIQNDAPYMIVEVKDNEHKVVDEYRVSEPVPYEVLFRLK; translated from the coding sequence ATGACGCGGACTAGGAACACGGGTGTCGCGCTCGCGGCGCTGGCGGCGACGATCTGGATGGCGGCCGCCCCCGCCAGGGCCGACGATCCGATCGTCGTCGGCCTCGCCATCGCCGAGAGCGGCTTCATGGTCGCCTACGACGGCGACTCGAGCAACGCCGTGAAGCTGTGGATCGACAACCAGAACGAAAAAGGCGGCCTTCTGGGGCGGGAGGTGAGCTTCGTCACCTCCGACACCAAGTCCGACCGCGTGCAGGGCGCCAAGGCCGGCCAGGACGTGGTGCGCGAGGGGGCCGACCTCGTCGTCGTCTCCTGCGACTACGACTTCGGCGCGCCGGCCGCGATCGCCGCGCAGCAGGCCGACATCGTCTCCATGTTCCTGTGCGCCGAGGACCCGAAGGCGGGCATCGAAGGCGCGGGCAAATACGCCTTCACCTCATCCATCGCCGCCCAGGTGCAGGGCGCGACGATGGCCGAGTGGGCCGCCGCCAACCTCGACATGAAGACCGCCTACGTCCTCCTCGACACCACGATCGAGTACGATAAGTCGGTCTGCGCCGGGTTCGACTGGGCGGCCGGCAAAATGGACGGCTTGGAGATCCTGGGGTCCGACACCTTCAAGAACGACGACCCGTCGATCCAGTCGCAGATCACGCGGATCAAGAGCCTGCCGGAGGCGCCGGACGCGATCATGCTGTGCACCTATGTGCCGGGAGGCGCCTCGGCCGTGCGTCAGCTCCGCGCCTCGGGTCTCGACATGCCGATCCTCAACGGTTCGTCGATGGACGGCACCTATTGGACCGACGCGGTGCCGGACCTGACCGACTTCTACATCCCCGTCCAGGCGTCGATCTACGGTGACGACCCGCGCGAGGCGGTTCAGGCCTTCAATGCCGACTTCGAGGAGAAGTTCGGGCGCCTGCCGGTGACGCAGTACACCTACCCCGCCTACGCGTGGCTGGAGCTGTGGGCCAAGGCGGTCGAGGAAGCCGGCAGCACCGACGCCGACAAGGTCGTCCCGATCATGGAGACCTATACCGACGCCGAGACGATCCTCGGCCCGCGCACCTTCTCCGACAAGCTGCACATCCAGAACGACGCGCCGTACATGATCGTCGAGGTCAAGGACAACGAGCACAAGGTCGTCGACGAGTACCGTGTCTCCGAGCCGGTCCCCTACGAGGTCCTCTTCCGCCTCAAATAG
- a CDS encoding ABC transporter ATP-binding protein, translated as MTVQISDPPPSSAAVDAAVFRAENISVQFGGLKAISEVSLEVERHQVFGLIGPNGAGKTTLVNCLTGFQRPTAGKVTLAGADTTGWSPTRFRKAGIGRTFQAGRLFRDMTVLENVEVTAAALGLSRRQARLYAMEMLGWLGIAHDAERLCGGLPYTDERRVGIARALLLKPAFVLLDEPAAGMSDHECDTLMHLVREIPKVHGCGVLLIEHNMRVIMGLCDRIHVLDGGRTIADGPAREVQKDPTVIAAYLGAAA; from the coding sequence ATGACGGTTCAGATCAGCGATCCGCCGCCCTCGTCCGCCGCGGTGGACGCCGCCGTGTTCCGCGCCGAGAACATCTCCGTCCAGTTCGGCGGGCTCAAGGCGATCTCCGAAGTCAGCCTCGAAGTCGAGCGGCACCAGGTGTTCGGCCTCATCGGCCCCAACGGTGCCGGCAAGACGACCCTCGTCAATTGCCTGACCGGTTTCCAGCGCCCGACCGCCGGCAAGGTCACGCTGGCCGGAGCCGACACCACCGGCTGGTCGCCGACGCGCTTCCGCAAGGCCGGCATCGGCCGCACCTTCCAGGCCGGACGGCTGTTCCGTGACATGACGGTCTTGGAAAACGTCGAGGTCACCGCCGCGGCGCTGGGGCTGTCGCGCCGCCAGGCCCGCCTCTATGCGATGGAGATGCTGGGCTGGCTCGGCATCGCCCACGACGCCGAACGCCTCTGCGGGGGCCTGCCCTACACCGACGAGCGCCGCGTCGGCATCGCCCGCGCGCTGCTCCTCAAACCCGCATTCGTCCTGCTCGACGAGCCCGCCGCCGGCATGTCCGACCACGAGTGCGACACGCTCATGCACCTCGTGCGCGAGATCCCCAAGGTCCACGGCTGCGGCGTGCTGCTGATCGAGCACAACATGCGCGTCATCATGGGCCTGTGCGACCGCATTCACGTGCTGGACGGGGGGCGCACCATCGCCGACGGCCCGGCCCGCGAGGTGCAGAAGGACCCCACGGTCATCGCCGCCTACCTCGGAGCCGCCGCATGA
- a CDS encoding ABC transporter ATP-binding protein, translating to MTDTPMLSVAELEVRYGRLIAVRDVSLTVATGEIVCIVGPNGAGKSTTLAAVAGGVPKVRGTVTLAGQDISAMKPENIAKLGVSLVPEGRHVFASLTVEDNLRVGTFMRGKVDVAAEMDRVFTHFPRLAERRKQAAGKLSGGEQQMLVIGRALMTAPKIILVDEPSLGLAPMIIDQVYAILVELREREGLTLLINEQSSERMLKFADRIYVMREGLMQLEGTRRELEDGKAIQSAYFGFDAHTATMEVAE from the coding sequence ATGACCGACACGCCGATGCTGAGCGTCGCCGAACTGGAGGTGCGCTACGGCCGCCTGATCGCCGTGCGCGACGTCTCGCTTACCGTCGCGACGGGCGAGATCGTGTGCATCGTCGGCCCCAACGGCGCCGGCAAGTCGACCACGCTGGCCGCCGTCGCCGGCGGTGTCCCCAAGGTGCGCGGGACCGTGACCCTCGCGGGCCAGGACATCAGCGCCATGAAACCGGAGAACATCGCCAAGCTGGGCGTGTCGCTGGTGCCGGAGGGGCGGCACGTGTTCGCCTCCCTCACCGTCGAGGACAACTTGCGCGTCGGCACCTTCATGCGCGGCAAGGTGGACGTCGCGGCCGAGATGGACCGCGTCTTCACCCACTTCCCCCGCCTCGCCGAGCGGCGCAAGCAGGCGGCCGGCAAGCTCTCGGGCGGGGAGCAGCAGATGCTCGTCATCGGCCGTGCGTTGATGACCGCACCCAAGATCATCCTGGTCGACGAGCCGTCGCTGGGCCTCGCGCCGATGATCATCGACCAAGTCTACGCCATCCTCGTCGAGCTGCGCGAGCGCGAGGGGCTGACCCTCCTCATCAACGAGCAGTCGTCCGAGCGGATGCTGAAGTTCGCCGACCGCATCTACGTCATGCGCGAAGGGCTGATGCAGCTCGAGGGCACCCGCCGCGAGCTGGAGGACGGCAAGGCGATCCAGAGCGCCTACTTCGGCTTCGACGCGCACACCGCCACGATGGAGGTCGCCGAGTGA
- a CDS encoding branched-chain amino acid ABC transporter permease yields the protein MIPFLQNLIDAVSLGSLYALAALGIGLLFGILRLINFAHGDFITIGAYALIVPSTDAVARMFIGGWNFIPLTLAVILVCVAAALLSDRLLFRHLRTANPATLMVASFALGYVIQNLLLMIYGARPKAVGLWSSLTQIVEIGALRVPLLQLIIICVTLALLLGLTLFMTYTRYGVQMRAASEDFVMARYLGIRADFVIALAFAISGMLAALVSLLFITQTGVLSPRIGVSLMIFAFVATVIGGMGSLAGAVIGGFVVGITSAMLQAYLPPDIRPFRDAFVFAIVILILLVRPSGIVRVKALTERV from the coding sequence GTGATCCCGTTCCTCCAGAACCTCATCGACGCCGTCAGCCTGGGGAGCCTCTATGCGCTGGCGGCGCTGGGCATCGGGCTCCTCTTCGGCATCCTGCGCCTCATCAACTTCGCGCATGGCGACTTCATCACCATAGGCGCCTACGCGCTGATCGTGCCCTCGACCGACGCGGTGGCGCGCATGTTCATCGGCGGCTGGAACTTCATTCCGCTGACGCTCGCCGTCATCCTGGTATGCGTCGCCGCGGCGCTGCTGTCCGACCGGCTCCTCTTCCGCCACCTGCGCACCGCCAACCCGGCGACGCTGATGGTCGCGTCCTTCGCGCTCGGCTACGTGATCCAGAACCTGCTGCTGATGATCTATGGCGCGCGGCCCAAGGCGGTCGGCCTGTGGTCCTCGCTGACCCAGATCGTCGAGATCGGGGCGCTGCGCGTGCCGCTGCTGCAACTCATCATCATCTGCGTGACGCTCGCCCTCCTCCTCGGCCTCACCCTCTTCATGACGTACACGCGCTACGGCGTGCAGATGCGGGCGGCCTCCGAGGACTTCGTCATGGCCCGCTATCTCGGCATTCGCGCCGACTTCGTCATCGCCCTCGCCTTCGCGATCTCCGGCATGCTCGCCGCCCTCGTCTCGCTGCTGTTCATCACGCAGACCGGGGTGCTCTCGCCTCGCATCGGCGTCAGCCTGATGATCTTCGCCTTCGTCGCGACCGTCATCGGCGGCATGGGATCGCTCGCGGGCGCCGTCATCGGCGGGTTCGTCGTCGGCATCACCAGCGCGATGTTGCAGGCCTACCTCCCGCCCGACATCCGCCCCTTCCGCGACGCCTTCGTGTTCGCGATCGTCATCCTCATCCTGCTCGTGCGGCCGTCCGGCATCGTGCGTGTCAAAGCGCTGACCGAACGGGTCTGA
- a CDS encoding branched-chain amino acid ABC transporter permease encodes MSSANMTPAKPGAGEIVRWAWPAALLSLLILAIAVLTFAADSGGLEQTITEMLIRVVVVVGMYVFIGNSGILSFGHIGFMAIGAYASAWLTCCTLPMVKPLYLPGLPEYLKTTSQPFLVGIVGGAALAGAVALVVGAPLMRLRGIGASIATFALLAIINTVYGNWDSVTAGASSIANIPVVVSYWVAAIFAIAAIWIAYAYQQSKYGLMLRAVRDDEVAANASGAEAVGLRLGAFVLSGALVGVGGVLHANFLGILTIDAFYLGITFLTLAMLIIGGIGSLTGAVIGVVFVTFVVEVLRALENGVTIAETVIELPKGLQEVGLGLIMIVILLTRPAGLTKSREIPFPFGRRRGKDATPEHPVAAQPAE; translated from the coding sequence ATGTCTTCTGCCAACATGACCCCCGCGAAGCCGGGCGCCGGCGAGATAGTGCGCTGGGCCTGGCCGGCCGCGCTCCTCAGCCTGCTCATCCTCGCCATCGCCGTCCTCACCTTCGCCGCCGACTCCGGCGGCCTGGAACAGACCATCACCGAGATGCTGATCCGCGTCGTCGTGGTGGTCGGCATGTACGTCTTCATCGGCAACTCGGGCATCCTGTCGTTCGGGCACATCGGCTTCATGGCGATCGGGGCCTACGCCTCCGCCTGGCTCACCTGCTGCACGCTGCCGATGGTCAAGCCGCTCTACCTGCCGGGCCTGCCGGAATATCTGAAGACGACCAGTCAGCCCTTCCTCGTCGGCATCGTGGGAGGGGCGGCGCTGGCGGGCGCGGTGGCCCTCGTCGTCGGCGCGCCGCTGATGCGCCTGCGCGGCATCGGCGCCTCCATCGCGACGTTCGCGCTGCTGGCCATCATCAACACCGTCTACGGCAACTGGGATTCGGTGACGGCGGGCGCCAGCTCGATCGCCAACATCCCCGTCGTGGTGAGCTACTGGGTGGCGGCGATCTTCGCCATCGCGGCGATCTGGATCGCCTATGCCTACCAGCAGTCCAAGTACGGGCTGATGCTGCGCGCCGTGCGCGACGACGAGGTCGCCGCCAACGCCTCGGGCGCGGAGGCGGTGGGACTGCGGCTCGGCGCGTTCGTCCTGTCGGGCGCGCTGGTGGGCGTCGGCGGTGTGCTCCACGCCAACTTCCTCGGCATCCTGACGATCGACGCCTTCTACCTCGGCATCACCTTTCTCACGCTGGCGATGCTCATCATCGGCGGCATCGGCAGCCTCACCGGCGCGGTGATCGGCGTCGTGTTCGTGACCTTCGTCGTGGAGGTCTTGCGCGCGCTGGAGAACGGCGTGACCATCGCCGAAACGGTGATCGAACTGCCCAAGGGGCTCCAGGAAGTCGGGCTCGGTCTCATCATGATCGTCATCCTGCTGACGCGCCCGGCCGGCCTCACCAAGAGCCGCGAGATCCCCTTCCCCTTCGGTCGCCGCCGCGGCAAGGACGCGACGCCGGAGCACCCCGTCGCCGCCCAGCCGGCCGAGTAG
- a CDS encoding 5-oxoprolinase subunit PxpA encodes MAMTSVDINCDMGEGFGHWQYGDAPDAALMAVISSANVAAGYHAGDPNIMDEVARLCAEHGVGLGAHPGYGDRQGFGRRVIDAAPAELVNDILYQTGAIREFGRRYGIPLRHVKPHGALYMTAANDAELSRLLVKALRKTDPDAALYCMGPSETFRIAQVAGQPTVRELFADRDYDASGQIVFARKMRRLDPQAVAEKCLRACTEGTVVTVDGETIALPFESICFHSDTPGALEIGTAIHETLTGAGITIAPPPRVAAAA; translated from the coding sequence ATGGCGATGACGTCGGTCGACATCAACTGCGACATGGGCGAGGGCTTCGGCCACTGGCAGTATGGCGACGCGCCCGACGCGGCGTTGATGGCGGTCATCAGCTCCGCCAACGTCGCCGCCGGCTACCACGCGGGCGACCCCAACATCATGGACGAGGTGGCCCGCCTGTGCGCCGAGCACGGCGTCGGCCTCGGCGCGCACCCCGGCTACGGCGACCGGCAGGGCTTCGGCCGGCGGGTGATCGACGCCGCCCCCGCCGAGCTGGTGAACGACATCCTCTACCAGACCGGCGCGATCCGCGAGTTCGGCCGCCGCTACGGCATCCCGCTCCGGCATGTGAAGCCGCACGGCGCGCTCTACATGACCGCCGCCAACGACGCGGAGCTGTCGCGCCTCCTGGTGAAGGCGCTGCGCAAGACCGACCCGGACGCCGCCCTCTACTGCATGGGTCCGTCCGAGACCTTCCGCATCGCGCAGGTGGCCGGCCAGCCCACCGTGCGCGAGCTCTTCGCCGACCGCGACTACGACGCGTCCGGCCAGATCGTGTTCGCCCGCAAGATGCGCCGGCTCGACCCGCAGGCGGTCGCCGAGAAGTGCCTGCGCGCCTGCACCGAGGGCACTGTCGTGACCGTCGACGGCGAGACGATCGCGCTACCGTTCGAGTCCATCTGCTTCCACTCCGACACGCCCGGCGCGCTCGAGATCGGCACCGCCATCCACGAGACGCTGACCGGTGCGGGCATCACCATCGCCCCGCCGCCCCGCGTCGCCGCCGCCGCCTGA
- a CDS encoding acetyl-CoA carboxylase, with amino-acid sequence MAKEIRSPLPGTFYRKPSPDDPPFVEDGGSVEVGTTIGLVEVMKSFHEVKAEEAGTNVVFKVENEDPVMAGHILAEMD; translated from the coding sequence ATGGCCAAAGAGATCCGCTCGCCGCTGCCCGGCACCTTCTACCGCAAGCCCTCGCCGGACGATCCGCCGTTCGTCGAGGACGGCGGGTCGGTCGAGGTCGGCACCACCATCGGCCTCGTCGAGGTGATGAAAAGCTTTCACGAGGTGAAGGCCGAGGAGGCGGGCACCAACGTCGTCTTCAAGGTCGAGAACGAGGACCCGGTGATGGCCGGCCACATCCTCGCCGAGATGGACTGA
- a CDS encoding acetyl-CoA carboxylase biotin carboxylase subunit, producing MSAPGDLSGKTLFVANRGEIAVRIVRAAKALGLRTVQAHSDADADMLAVRLADAAVSVGPPQAAKSYLNIERVVAAAQEAGADAVHPGYGFLAENATFAAAVEAAGMIFVGPSAETIAKMGDKVAARNAARAANVPITPGSEGRLDGLDAARAVAGEIGFPLMIKAAAGGGGRGIRVAHDRDELARLVPQAEAEARAAFGDGGLYIERFVPRARHIEVQVLGDGTRAVHLFERECSLQRRRQKVWEEAPSASLSPQEREEICAASVRLAEAAAYKGAGTLEYLFDDEERRFSFLEMNTRIQVEHPVTEAITGIDLVAEMIRIAFGAPLRLAQEDIAITGHAIEVRINAEDPAKDFMPFPGVCGAIHVPADVRFDTLLYEGYQIPPFYDSLLGKLVVHGASRMEAITLLREALARTGFEGLVTTLALHEALAAEGDVIGNRIHTNWLEEWLATKPFEATS from the coding sequence ATGTCCGCGCCCGGCGACCTTTCCGGCAAGACCCTCTTCGTCGCCAATCGCGGCGAGATCGCGGTGCGCATCGTCCGTGCCGCCAAGGCGCTGGGCCTTCGCACGGTGCAGGCGCACTCGGACGCGGATGCCGACATGCTGGCCGTCCGCCTCGCCGACGCGGCCGTCTCGGTCGGCCCACCCCAGGCGGCGAAATCGTACCTGAACATCGAGCGCGTCGTCGCCGCCGCCCAGGAGGCCGGCGCCGACGCGGTCCACCCCGGCTACGGCTTCCTCGCCGAGAACGCGACGTTCGCCGCGGCGGTGGAAGCGGCGGGGATGATCTTCGTCGGCCCCTCCGCGGAGACGATTGCGAAGATGGGCGACAAGGTCGCCGCCAGGAACGCTGCGCGCGCGGCGAACGTCCCCATCACCCCCGGCTCCGAAGGCCGGCTCGACGGGCTCGACGCCGCCCGCGCCGTCGCGGGCGAGATCGGCTTCCCGCTGATGATCAAGGCGGCGGCGGGCGGGGGCGGGCGCGGCATCCGCGTCGCGCACGACCGGGACGAACTCGCCCGGCTGGTCCCCCAGGCCGAGGCCGAGGCGCGGGCAGCGTTCGGCGACGGCGGCCTCTACATCGAGCGGTTCGTCCCCCGCGCCCGCCACATCGAGGTGCAGGTGCTGGGCGACGGGACGCGCGCCGTCCACCTCTTCGAGCGCGAATGCTCGCTCCAGCGCCGCCGGCAGAAGGTGTGGGAGGAGGCCCCGTCCGCCTCGCTCTCACCGCAGGAGCGCGAGGAGATCTGCGCCGCCTCCGTGCGCCTCGCCGAGGCGGCCGCTTACAAGGGCGCCGGCACGCTGGAGTACCTGTTCGACGACGAGGAACGGCGCTTCTCGTTCCTCGAAATGAACACCCGCATCCAGGTCGAGCACCCCGTCACCGAGGCGATCACCGGCATCGACCTCGTGGCCGAGATGATCCGCATCGCCTTCGGCGCGCCCCTGCGCCTCGCACAGGAGGACATCGCGATCACCGGCCACGCCATCGAGGTGCGCATCAACGCCGAGGACCCGGCCAAGGACTTCATGCCCTTCCCCGGCGTGTGCGGCGCGATCCACGTGCCGGCGGACGTGCGCTTCGACACGCTCCTCTACGAGGGCTACCAGATCCCTCCCTTCTACGATTCGCTGCTCGGCAAGCTCGTCGTCCACGGCGCGTCCCGCATGGAGGCGATCACCCTCCTGCGCGAGGCGCTCGCCCGCACCGGCTTCGAGGGCCTCGTCACCACGCTGGCCCTGCACGAGGCGCTCGCCGCCGAGGGCGACGTCATCGGCAACCGCATCCACACCAACTGGCTCGAGGAATGGCTCGCCACGAAGCCCTTCGAGGCGACATCATGA
- a CDS encoding carboxyltransferase domain-containing protein gives MKTRYSYGGDEHIFVEVDDEMSLDAFFKALSITGAVAEKKIPGVTEICPANASFQVKFDPDVIAPETMMETLKSLEAEAAETPNRMTTRIIEVPVYYQDPWTHETLMRFRERHQDPAGSDLDYAARVNGFASVAAFIEAHHANPWFVSMVGFVSGLPFLYQLVERERQLQVPKYLRPRTDTPKLTVGYGGCFACIYSVRGAGGYQMFGITPMPIYDPTQTVSYMKDFMVFFRPGDIVKWDPIDRAEHDRIEAAVRDGTWTPKIAEVEFDLAAFNADVDGTNKRLMEALHAG, from the coding sequence ATGAAGACCCGCTACTCCTACGGAGGCGACGAGCACATCTTCGTCGAGGTGGACGACGAGATGAGCCTCGACGCCTTCTTCAAGGCGCTCTCCATCACCGGCGCGGTCGCCGAGAAGAAGATCCCCGGCGTCACCGAGATCTGCCCCGCCAACGCCTCCTTCCAGGTGAAGTTCGACCCCGACGTCATCGCCCCCGAGACGATGATGGAGACGCTGAAGTCGCTTGAGGCGGAAGCCGCCGAGACCCCCAACCGGATGACGACGCGCATCATCGAGGTGCCGGTCTACTACCAGGACCCTTGGACGCACGAGACCCTGATGCGCTTCCGGGAGCGCCACCAGGACCCGGCGGGCAGCGATCTCGACTACGCCGCCCGCGTCAACGGGTTCGCCAGCGTGGCGGCGTTCATCGAGGCGCACCACGCCAACCCGTGGTTCGTCTCCATGGTGGGGTTCGTGTCGGGGCTGCCGTTCCTCTACCAGCTCGTCGAGCGCGAGCGGCAGCTCCAGGTGCCCAAATATCTGCGCCCGCGGACCGACACGCCCAAGCTCACCGTCGGCTACGGCGGGTGCTTCGCCTGCATCTACTCGGTGCGCGGGGCAGGCGGATATCAGATGTTCGGCATCACCCCGATGCCGATCTACGACCCGACGCAGACCGTCTCCTACATGAAGGACTTCATGGTCTTCTTCCGGCCGGGCGACATCGTGAAGTGGGACCCGATCGACCGGGCCGAGCACGACCGCATCGAGGCGGCGGTGCGGGACGGGACGTGGACGCCGAAGATCGCCGAGGTGGAGTTCGACCTCGCCGCCTTCAACGCCGACGTCGACGGCACCAACAAGCGACTGATGGAGGCGCTCCATGCCGGCTGA